From the genome of Rhinoderma darwinii isolate aRhiDar2 chromosome 1, aRhiDar2.hap1, whole genome shotgun sequence:
TGCTTTATATTTTTCCTTTAACTGTTTCACTGTTAAGGGTGTATGTAATACGTTACGACTTTAAATTCATGCCGCAGCTATGATATTGCTTAAAGCGCCAAATCTTCGCTTATAAATGATACCAGGCTCGAAGCTGCTGGTACGGGGGAAGCTGTGACAGCAGGAAGAAAGAACACCGCCTGATGTGGTCATCCCTCTCTTCCAATGACCCCATGGGGGGTACAGAAACTTTATTTCCTTTGTATCAACCATGTCGCCAATCGGAGAGGATATACGGTTTTTTTCTTACTAAGATGAGCAGTGACACATCTAATCACCCCCTTTGCCTATTTAGACCATTTGTCAACTTCGTTATTTGGATGTTTACGGCATCTGGATTGCTgatctttttatttttagtctATTCTGGCATGTATGAATTCTTCACACCCtgactttttatttttaggagATGTTGTGCAGACTTTTAGCCACAGACATGACTTTTTATCCTTTTCTTACAAAACCTTacactttgatgcaaaattgcatgaaggcgcccatgagtctaaagtgctgggtggcatttttaCAATGTGTAAAGCGTCTACTTTCATCTTCTATATATtatcgaaagtttgtttgaagcctgatTTTTCATTGGGCTAAAATCAGGGAATAGGCTCCGCCCCCTATTGATGACGTGACAGCCGataattggctgcaacgtacatcattcctcgctgaattgcctaacacagcagcactgcgatgttggccacagcgggtttacacagaggcaggacagttgtcctgtctcgtataattgaggggctaaaatgcatggagaagcaatgagtaagtaaaagaagttcacacgtaacgttgtcttggtgacgtgtccctcttgacatccagtccgacttccccggatgacgcggcagtccatgtgaccgctgcagcctgtgatatgcgggtcgtgctcccatataaagtcctatagacatgtcctatcttttgcggagcctttctacggcaggaaggtgtccatgggcaatagaagtgaatgggtctgtaattacggactaattatacggtcgtttgcatggggccttacaacacgTAATTGGGTATTTTAAATAGTGcggttttactctatctatactgtaagtcaacctcccgagcaacgccgggtataaaaactAGTAAAATATAAGGACAAGACTTTTATTCATGTTTTGTGTGTTTatcaaagtgtgaaaattgtcgcGGCAGCGAAATGGTTGTCAGATCTTTCAGTAATTTCTCTTATGTGTCTAATTACAAGTGGTCGCCGGTTACTCACCGGCCGCTAAGGCCATATAGAGCCATACGATGCATTATCCCGAGGACTTGGTGCTTCTGTTTATAGTAGTATAATGAAAAAGATTAGCCCATAGTTTTACATGTCTCTTTCCTATCATCTAGTATTAAAATGCATGAAAAGAGGAACACCAAGCAGAAGAATGACGAGAAGACACCGGAAGGAGCTGTTCCAGCTTATCTGCTGGACAGAGAAGGACAAAGCAGAGCCAAAGTTCTCTCCAATATGATCAAGCAAAAGCGGAAAGAGAAAGCCGTAAGTGATCATTTAGTGCAATGACTAGTTGAGTCTCATGTCTGTGTTTATGTATCTTttatacaatactacattatttgcTTTAGGGTAAATGGGAGGTTCCGCTCCCCAAAGTCCGTGCGCAAGGAGAAACCGAAGTGCTTAAAGTGATCCGCACaggaaagaggaagaagaaggccTGGAAGAGGATGGTCACCAAAGTCTGCTTTGTTGGAGATGGATTCACACGAAAACCTCCTAAATATGAAAGATTCATTAGACCGATGGTAAGGTTATACCAACAGTGACAGGGTGAAGAGTCATGAAATGAAGGAGATGGTTGGGAGAGCTTGTGTAGATGGTCACACCTTTTGAGAAATTTTGCAATAATTGACATATAATACTTTTACTGTACATGAGCTCTGTAAAAGTCACCTCACAGgccctatattcttctacataggggatAGTAttcaagtagttatattcttgtacataggggcagtattatagtagttatattcttgtacataggggcagtattatagtagttaatttcttgtacatagggggcagtattatagtagttatattcttctacataggggatAGTAttcaagtagttatattcttgtacatagggggcagtattatagtagttatattcttgtacatagggggcagtattatagtagttatattcttctacataggggcagtattatagtagttatagtcttgtacatagggggcagtattatagtagttatagtcttgtacatagggggcagtattatagtagttatattcttgtacataggggcagtattatagtagttaatttcttgtacataggggatagTATtcaagtagttatatacttgtacataggaggcagtattatagtagttatattcttgtacatagggggcagtattatagtagttatattcttctacataggggcagtattatagtagttatagtcttgtacatagggggcagtattatagtagttatagtcttgtacatagggggcagtattatagtagttatagtcttgtaaatagggggcagtattatagtagttatagtcttgtgtatttataaccactataatactgccccctatgtacaagaatataattactatagtcAGGGCTCTAGATGGTGTCGATAATGGTTCTCTCTGATTGGTCTGTCCATCTGCCGGCTGCGCCTAGGTAATTTTATTCTAGTGAATTGCTTTcatatacttacatttttttttccccagaatgaACAGCTCCTGACTGGTGGTttatcagatattctggattGTTGGACAGtcatagaaatgtatgaatatttcCTATAAAGCACATGCTACAGATTTTGTGTTAGTTGCAGAAACCACTTTATTCCGGTGAATGGAaccgattttcagtcgcagatgtttctgcagcaaaatctgcatcatgtGCTTAGGGTAGAGAATCTACACTGCAGGAAGACATCCCAAAATAAAATGCTAACATGAAATATGCTGTAGTCACTTTATTGTGATCATAAGTTTCCTTTAGTCTTCTGCGATTTCAGATTGCCGGAAACCAGCAACAGACTGTCAGGTGCTGGATTAGGACTTTATATTGCAGTGTTATTGCTCTAGGTTTGACACCTCAGACGGTAATTCTAATTTTGTGTTCTCTGCTTTTCAGGGTTTACGATTTAAAAAGGCACACGTGACTCATCCAGAACTGAAAGCCACATTCTGCTTGCCTATCCTGGGTGTAAAGAAGAACCCATCATCACCACTTTACACCACTTTAGGTGTCATCACGAAGGGAACCGTCATTGAGGTCAACGTCAGCGAACTTGGTCTCGTCACGCAAGGAGGCAAAGTTATATGGGGTAAGGTTTCAAATCCCTTAACTACACTGAATGTGACATGACTGTTTATATAACAATTGAACTAAAATAagggtttcatttttatttatttttttcctttaggaAAATTTGCACAAGTCACAAATAATCCTGAAAATGATGGCTGCATCAACGCAGTTTTGCTGGTATAACGTTCGCTTTGGTTGAACATGAACTGGATTCTGCTATAAATAACAAGGCCCATATTGGGAGATCACCTTCTGctgaatttaataataaagttttTGTGTTAACAAGCATGTATTAGTGTACTTTTATTCTTTTGTTTCGTTTTAGACTCCAAGTACAGTTAAAAACATGGGCAGCTTAAACTAAATGTACCCGGCCACTGCAGGGGCTATGTCTGTCCAGACATGGCTTCCCCTGATCATAATCACTGATCACCGGGGGGGTTAGATAAGCCAGACCCACAACCCCCGTGGCCAGCTTTTATTTGGAAAGCAGTTGATGTTATGAGAcaactctttaaagaggctctgtcaccagattttgcaacccctatctgctattgcagcagataggcgctgcaatgtagattacagtaacgttatttttaaaaaaaactagcatttttggccaagttatggccatttttgtatttatgcaaatgaggcttgcaaaagtacaactgggcgtgttgaaaagtaaaagtacaactgggcgtgtattatgtgcgtacatcggggcgtttttactacttttactagctgggcgttctgatgagaagtatcatccacttctcttcagaacgcccagcttctggcagtgcagacacacagcgtgttcgagagatcacgctgtgacgtcacctccccaggtcctgcatcgtgtcagacgagccgccaccagaggctacagatgattctgcagcagcatcggcgtttgcaggtaagtagctacatcgacttacctgcaaacgctgatgctgctgcagaatcaactgtagcctctggtgccgatgtggccgacacgatgcaggacctgtgagtaacgtcacagcgtgatctcacgaacacgctgtgtgtctgcactgccagaagctgggcattgtgaagagaagtggatgatacttctcatcagaacgcccagctagtaaaagtagtaaacacgccccgatgtacgcacataatacacgcccagttgtacttttacttttcaacacgcccagttgtacttttgcaagcctcatttgcataaatacaaaaatggtcataacttggccaaaaatgctcgttttttaaaaataaaaacgttactgtaatctacattgcagcgccgatctgctgcaatagcagataggggctgcaaaatctggtgacagagcctctttaagtatgaggGCTTGTATGTATGTGTCAGAAAACGAATTGCTACACCTGCTAACAGCCGCAGAGCATTGGCTTATGGGGGATTTGGTAACTGCTGTAACAGAGTATTataaccct
Proteins encoded in this window:
- the NSA2 gene encoding ribosome biogenesis protein NSA2 homolog — translated: MPQNDHIELHRKRYGYRLDYHEKKRKKESRAAHERSQKAKKLIGLKAKLYHKQRHAEKIQMKKTIKMHEKRNTKQKNDEKTPEGAVPAYLLDREGQSRAKVLSNMIKQKRKEKAGKWEVPLPKVRAQGETEVLKVIRTGKRKKKAWKRMVTKVCFVGDGFTRKPPKYERFIRPMGLRFKKAHVTHPELKATFCLPILGVKKNPSSPLYTTLGVITKGTVIEVNVSELGLVTQGGKVIWGKFAQVTNNPENDGCINAVLLV